Below is a genomic region from Enterobacter hormaechei subsp. xiangfangensis.
CTGCCGGGGACGATTTTCATCTACAGCTTCGGTAACTTTCTGTTCACCCTCGGTATTCATCAGTCAGTCGTTAACAGCGTGGTGCTGGAGCCGTTCCTGCTGATCAACACCAACGAGAACATGCTGGCCTTCGCCAACGGTCAGCCGATCCCGCATATCATCAACAACATCTTCGTGCCGACGTTTGGCATGGTGGGCGGCACGGGCAGCACCATCTCGCTGCTGATCGCCATCTTTATCTTCTCCCGACAAAAGTCGGCGAAGCAGGTGGCGCGTCTGTCGCTGGCGCCGGGTCTGTTTAACATCAACGAGCCGGTGATTTTCGGCCTGCCGATCGTGTTTAACCTGCCGCTGATGATCCCGTTTGTGCTGCTGCCCGCCATCGGCATTTACTTCGCCTGGCTCTGTACCACGCTGGGATTAATGTCGCGCTGCGTGGTGATGATCCCGTGGACCACGCCGCCAATTCTCAGCGCCTGGCTGGCGACGGCGGGGGACTGGCGCGCGGTGGTGGTGCAGTTGGCAATCATCGTATTTGGTGTATTCTTCTACCTGCCTTTCCTCAAAGTTGCCGAGCGAGTGGCTTTAAAAAACAGCGGGACAGAACACTAATTTAAGGAAGAACGATGGCGGCGAAGTACATCACCATAGCGCGGGAAATTAAGAAACGCATTATCACCCAGCAGTACGCCGCCAATGAACCGCTGCCGGACCAGTTCGCGCTGGCGGCGGAGTTCAGCACCAGCCGGATGACCATTCAGCAGGCGATGCGTCAGCTGATTGTCGAAGGGCTGGTCTATACCCGACAGGGGCAGGGCACGTTCATCCGCAAAAATTTCCTCCAGCTTTCCCAGTGGGATCTCTCCGGCAGCGACTACTTCGGGGCGACCAAAACCTGGGAACATTTAGGCACGGTGACGAGCCAGGTTGTGCACTTCGAACTGCGTTTCCCGAACGAGAAAGAGCAGGCATCGCTGATGATAAATCCGGATACGCCGATCTATGACTTTATCCGTCTGCGTTTACTAAACGGTGAGCCGATGTCTCTGGACGCCACGGTAATGCCGCTCAATCTGGTCCCCGGTCTGAACAAAACCCATCTTGAAAGTTCGGTATTCCGGTATGTGCAGGAGACGCTGGGGCTGAAGATCATGGGATCGTATCGGGTGGTGCGGGCGCTGAAGCCCAGTGCGCTGGATATGCAGCACCTTGTCTGCGAGCCAACCGACCCGGTGCTGGAGGTAGAGCAGGTGATCTATCTGGAAGATGGTACGCCGCTGGAGTACGCCCATTGTCACTATCGCTATGACCATGGCGGCATCGTTATCGTGAATAACGGATAAAAAAAAGCGGACTTCAAGGTCCGCTTTTTTAATTATCACGATTAGTTTAAACGCACCGGCATACCGGAACGGTTCTGAATCGCCTGGTCAACGATGGTCGTGTCAACATCCGCCTGAGAGGTAACGGACTGCACCGCGCTGGTCAGCTTAATCGGTACGATTTCGTTGTTGTTGATCTGATCTTCGCTGGTGGACAGCGGGTTATGCACTTCAATGTAACGGCTGCCGTCCGGCTCTGACGTCGCTTTCACCGGTTCGTTAATGAACTGCACGCGCGTACCAACCGGCACGTTATCGAACAGGAATTTGATGTCTTCATTACGCAGACGCACGCAGCCGTGGCTTACGCGCAGGCCGATACCGAAGTTGGCGTTTGTACCGTGGATGGCATACAGACGACCAATGTACAGCGCGTACAGACCCATCGGGTTATCCGGGCCGGCAGGCACAACGGCTGGCAGCGGTTCACCGGCAGCAATGTACTCAGCGTGCATTTTGGCGGTCGGCGTCCAGGTTGGGCCCGCTTTCTTACGCTCCACTTTGGTGGTCCAGTTCAGCGGGGTGTCTTTACCCAGCTGACCGATACCGATAGGCAGAACGATCACGGTGTTGGTGCCTTTCGGGTAGTAATACAGACGCATTTCGGCGCTGTTAATCACGATACCTTCGTGCACGGTATCCGGCAGGATCAGCTGCTGTGGAATGTTGAGTACGGTACCCGCTTTCGGCAGATACGGGTCAACGCCCGGGTTCGCTTCCAGCATGTTAGACAGGCCGAGCTGATACTGCGCCGCGAAGTATTCCAGCGGCTGAGTGTTACCTTCCGGCACCGTCACCACCTGGTTTTCACCCACCAGACGGCTTCCGTCTGTCGGCAGGGGATACGTCACCGCAGACGCGGTCTTACAAAAACCTACTACGGCTAACGCCGCCGCAAAAAGCGTTGTTAATTTCATGTTCATGTTATGCGAGGTATCTAAGCCATTCTGGCGATGAGTTGATAAGTCTGAATCAGTAATGGGAGCGCATTATATGTGCATTCCCGTTAACTGGGAATTCAGATGTGTACGAAATCACATTTTTTTCGATTTTGTTAAAGTTTAGTGGATTACTGCAACACGGGATCTCAATTCGGAATTGTGGCATAATGCCGCGTTTATCACACTTTTCGCAGGAATCTCTCCGTGTTAGTTACCAGCAACGTCACTATGCAGTTTGGCAGTAAGCCGCTGTTCGAAAATATTTCCGTCAAATTTGGCGGCGGCAACCGTTACGGCCTGATTGGTGCCAACGGTAGCGGAAAATCCACCTTTATGAAGATCCTCGGCGGTGACCTGGAGCCAACGCTCGGTAACGTGTCGCTCGACCCTAACGAGCGCATCGGTAAGCTGCGTCAGGATCAGTTCGCCTTCGAAGAGTTCACCGTGCTCGACACCGTGATCATGGGGCATGCGGAGCTGTGGGAAGTGAAGCAGGAGCGCGATCGTATATACGGTCTCGCTGAGATGAGCGAAGAAGACGGTTACAAAGTGGCCGACCTGGAAACGCAATACGGCGAAATGGACGGCTACTCTGCGGAAGCGCGTGCGGGCGAACTGCTGCTGGGCGTCGGCATTCCTGTTGAACAGCATTATGGTCCGATGAGCGAAGTTGCGCCAGGCTGGAAGCTACGTGTGCTGCTGGCGCAGGCGCTGTTCTCTAACCCGGACATCCTGCTGCTCGACGAACCGACCAACAACCTGGACATCGACACCATCCGCTGGCTGGAGCAGACGCTGAACGATCGCGACAGCACCATGATCATCATTTCGCACGACCGTCATTTCCTGAACATGGTGTGTACCCACATGGCGGATCTGGACTACGGCGAGCTGCGCGTTTATCCGGGCAACTACGATGAGTACATGACGGCGGCAACCCAGGCACGTGAACGTCTGCTGGCCGACAACGCCAAGAAGAAAGCGCAGATTGCGGACCTGCAATCCTTCGTCAGCCGCTTCAGCGCCAACGCCTCTAAGTCGCGTCAGGCGACCTCGCGTGCGCGTCAGATCGACAAAATCAAGCTGGAAGAGGTTAAAGCCTCCAGCCGTCAGAACCCGTTCATCCGCTTCGAGCAGGACAAGAAGCTGTTCCGTAACGCGCTGGAAGTGGAAGCCCTCACCAAAGGCTTCGATGAAGGCCCGCTGTTCAAAAACTTCAACCTGCTGCTGGAAGTGGGCGAGAAGATTGCCATCCTCGGCGCCAACGGCGTGGGTAAATCCACTATGCTGAAAACCCTGGTGGGTGAACTGCAACCGGACAACGGAACCGTGAAATGGTCTGAAAACGCGCAGATTGGTTACTACGCGCAGGACCATGAATATGAATTCGAAAACGATCTGACTGTCTTCGACTGGATGAGCCAGTGGAAGCAGGAAGGCGACGATGAGCAGGCGGTACGCAGCATTCTGGGGCGTCTGCTGTTCAGCCAGGACGACATCAAAAAGCCCGCCAAAGTGCTCTCCGGTGGTGAAAAGGGCCGTATGTTGTTCGGCAAGCTGATGATGGAAAAACCGAATATTCTGGTGATGGACGAACCGACTAACCACCTGGATATGGAATCGATCGAATCCCTGAACATGGCGCTGGAGATGTATCAGGGCACCCTGATCTTCGTCTCTCACGACCGTGAGTTCGTCAGCTCGCTGGCGACCCGCGTGATCGAAATTACGCCAGAGCGCGTGGTGGACTTCACCGGTAACTACGAAGATTACCTGCGCAGTAAAGGTATCGAGAGTTAAAAAATAGCCGGGTGGCGGCTTCGCCTTACCCGGCCTACATTTTATCCCCTCTCCCTGTGGGAGAGGGTTAGGGTGAGGGCTACAGGCCGCACTACACCACCCACTCGCCCCCTTCAACTCCATTCACCCGCAGCGTACGTTTTTCCCCCGCCGGTAATGATACCTTCAGCGCCTTCCATGCCGGACGATAGTCGCCGCGAGCGTTCACCTTCAGGTTGATGGTTGCGCCATCGCACACCATTTCCCATTCCACCCACAGCGCATTGCCGTTCAGGTAGCCCCAGCTTTCACCGTCGTCTTCAAACAGCAGCCCCGAGGTTGTGCCGACGCCTTTCACCGGGAACAGCTTCAGCTCACGGGTATCGTCTTTATCGGCGCTCACGTGACGGATGCGCTCGCTGAGCGGCAGACCGGCCCCGGCGCGCACCAGCAGCGGCAGTTTTTCCAGCGGCGCATCAAGGACGATCGCTTGCCCGCCCGCATACCACGCGTGGGTGTAAAAATCGTACCAGCCGGTTTCGTTATCCGGCAGCCAGACGCGGCGCTCGCGCTGCCCGGCTTCGACGACGCTGGCAACCAGCAGGTCGCGGCCCAGCAGGAAGTCGTCGCATTCTTTGAAGGTTTGCGCATCGTGCTCGTGGTCGAGGAAGGTCGGGCGCAGCATCGGTTCGTCGTCGGCGTGCGCCTGCCAGAGCAGGGTGTAAAGATACGGCAGCAGGCGGTAGCGCAGCTCAATCGCGCCGCGGATGGCAGGCGTGACGCCCGGATACATCCACGGCTCGTTCACCGTGTGGTCATCGTTCCACGAGTGAATGGTAAAGCGCGGGTGCATCACGCCGTTCTGCACCCAGCGCACGAACAGCTCGGCGTCCGGCTTGTCGCCGGAGAAACCGCCGACGTCGTGCCCGACGTTGAACAGCCCGGACAGGCTCATGCCCAGCCCCATACGGATGTTATAACGCAGGGTGTCCCAGTTGGTGCGGTTGTCGCCGCTCCAGGTCTGGACGTAGCGCTGCATCCCGGCGCAGCCGGAGCGGGAGATCAGATACGGACGCTTTTCCGGCGCAAAGCGCTGCTGCGCTTCCAGCGAGGCGCGCATCATCAGCAGCGGCATCACCGGGCGAATGTGCTTGATGGCGATCTCCTTGCCGAAGCCATAGCAGCGCGCTTCCCCGTCCCACACTTCATACTCGTTGTTGTCGTTCCAGGTGGAGTCGATGCCCATCTCCAGCAGCTGCGTGGTCACGCCGTTCTGCCACCACTGCACCGTCTGCGGGTTGGTGAAGTCGAGGTGCGATCCTTCGTCATCCCAGAAGCTGGAACGTTCAGGCGCATCGGTTTCTGAATCGCGAATGAACAGGCCGCGTTCCGCCACTTCGCCGTAGCGGGGATGATCCTGCAACAGACACGGCTTGATGTTGGCCGCAAGCCGCAGCCCCGCGTCGTGGAACGCCTGGCTCATCACCTTTGGCTGCGGCACTTTGTCGTAGTTCCAGTTAAAGACGTAGCGCTTGCCGTTAATCGAGGTATAGCCGGAGGAGAGCTGGAACGAGTCGCACGGAATGGCATGCTCCTCGCACAGGCGGATGAAGTTCATCAGCTGATTCTGCGCGTCCGGCGCGTCGGTGTAGTGCATGGTTGAGCCGCTGTAGCCCAGGCTCCATTTCGGTCCGAACAGCGTTTTTCCGGTCAGGCGAACAAAGGCTTTAGTGACGTCCAGCACGCGCTTGCCGGTAAAGAGGTAGTAGTCAATATCGCCCGCTTCCGCCTGCCAGCGGCGGTAGGCGGTGTGATAGTTGTCGATCTCGTTACCCAGATCCAGCCAGCAGCTGCTCAGGTTATCGTAGAACAGACCGTAGCTCACGTCGTCGCGACGGGTGAGGGTGAACGGGATGTGCTTGTACAGCGGATCGGTGCTGGCTGCGTTATAGCCCATCGCGTCCAGGTTACGCATCTCGTAGCGTTTGCCGTTGCGCTGTAAATCGCCCGCTTTCTCACCCAGACCGTAAAAACGTTCATCCTTACGGCGGCTGAGATAGTGCGCCACGCCGTCACCGTGGGCGTTCAGCAGGTAGGCGCTGGTCGGGCGGTCATTGACCAGCGGCTGCCACTCGCCCGCGTCATTGCGGTAGTGCCACTCCAGCCACAGCGGCTGGTGGACGGTGACGCGCAGCTGCTCGGTTGCCACGGTTAACGTATCGTCCTGCTGCGTCAGCGTCCAGGCGGGGCAGGAGAAGCCGCTGATATCGTCACGACGGCGACCTTCCCACGGCACGTCTTTTTCCGGTGCGATGCTCCAGGTGCGGTCCAGCGCCAGCTCGCCTTTACGCTTGATCAGCACGCGGAACAGGTTCTCTTCCAGCACATACAGGCACAGGCGGTGCTGGCTATCGACCAGCAGTTCCAGATGGTTTGCCGACTGCGTATCAAGGGTCCAGTTTTTCAGGGTTTTCATATGCAATACATCCACTATCAGGCGCGCTTCGCGCGACGTTCAGCAATAAATGCTACCAGGAAGAGAGCGCCAATCAGGTCAAAGAACCCCATGGCGATAAAGAGCGGGTTAAAGCCGATTTTGTCGGCGGTCACACCGATTAACAGCGAGAACAGGAAGCTGGCGATCCACGCCGCCGAGCCGCGCATGCCGTTGACGGTCGCCATCTGGCCTTTGTCGAATGACTCCACGACCAGGGCGCTGAGCATGCAGGAGATGATCTGGTGCCCGAAGCCGCCGATGGAGATCAGCACGATGGTGATATACGGGTCGCGGGTAATGGCCACGATGGCCAGCGAGATCATCAGGAACGCGCCGGTCACGGAGCTGGCGACAACCGAGTTCACGCGGGAGCAGCCGAACAGGCGGGTATACAGACGCGTCAGGTAGCCGCTCGCCACGCTGCCGAGGTCGGCGGCGAGGAACGGCAGCCAGGCAAACATCGCAATCTGCTTCAGGTCCATGCCGTGCTCTTTGGCGAGGTACAGCGGCACCCAGAAGCTCAGCACCGCCCAGGCGGGTTCTGCCATAAAGGCCGGAATGGCGATACCGTAGAAACGTTTGTTTTTTGA
It encodes:
- a CDS encoding ABC-F family ATPase, coding for MLVTSNVTMQFGSKPLFENISVKFGGGNRYGLIGANGSGKSTFMKILGGDLEPTLGNVSLDPNERIGKLRQDQFAFEEFTVLDTVIMGHAELWEVKQERDRIYGLAEMSEEDGYKVADLETQYGEMDGYSAEARAGELLLGVGIPVEQHYGPMSEVAPGWKLRVLLAQALFSNPDILLLDEPTNNLDIDTIRWLEQTLNDRDSTMIIISHDRHFLNMVCTHMADLDYGELRVYPGNYDEYMTAATQARERLLADNAKKKAQIADLQSFVSRFSANASKSRQATSRARQIDKIKLEEVKASSRQNPFIRFEQDKKLFRNALEVEALTKGFDEGPLFKNFNLLLEVGEKIAILGANGVGKSTMLKTLVGELQPDNGTVKWSENAQIGYYAQDHEYEFENDLTVFDWMSQWKQEGDDEQAVRSILGRLLFSQDDIKKPAKVLSGGEKGRMLFGKLMMEKPNILVMDEPTNHLDMESIESLNMALEMYQGTLIFVSHDREFVSSLATRVIEITPERVVDFTGNYEDYLRSKGIES
- a CDS encoding TIM-barrel domain-containing protein, producing MKTLKNWTLDTQSANHLELLVDSQHRLCLYVLEENLFRVLIKRKGELALDRTWSIAPEKDVPWEGRRRDDISGFSCPAWTLTQQDDTLTVATEQLRVTVHQPLWLEWHYRNDAGEWQPLVNDRPTSAYLLNAHGDGVAHYLSRRKDERFYGLGEKAGDLQRNGKRYEMRNLDAMGYNAASTDPLYKHIPFTLTRRDDVSYGLFYDNLSSCWLDLGNEIDNYHTAYRRWQAEAGDIDYYLFTGKRVLDVTKAFVRLTGKTLFGPKWSLGYSGSTMHYTDAPDAQNQLMNFIRLCEEHAIPCDSFQLSSGYTSINGKRYVFNWNYDKVPQPKVMSQAFHDAGLRLAANIKPCLLQDHPRYGEVAERGLFIRDSETDAPERSSFWDDEGSHLDFTNPQTVQWWQNGVTTQLLEMGIDSTWNDNNEYEVWDGEARCYGFGKEIAIKHIRPVMPLLMMRASLEAQQRFAPEKRPYLISRSGCAGMQRYVQTWSGDNRTNWDTLRYNIRMGLGMSLSGLFNVGHDVGGFSGDKPDAELFVRWVQNGVMHPRFTIHSWNDDHTVNEPWMYPGVTPAIRGAIELRYRLLPYLYTLLWQAHADDEPMLRPTFLDHEHDAQTFKECDDFLLGRDLLVASVVEAGQRERRVWLPDNETGWYDFYTHAWYAGGQAIVLDAPLEKLPLLVRAGAGLPLSERIRHVSADKDDTRELKLFPVKGVGTTSGLLFEDDGESWGYLNGNALWVEWEMVCDGATINLKVNARGDYRPAWKALKVSLPAGEKRTLRVNGVEGGEWVV
- the ldtB gene encoding L,D-transpeptidase, which encodes MNMKLTTLFAAALAVVGFCKTASAVTYPLPTDGSRLVGENQVVTVPEGNTQPLEYFAAQYQLGLSNMLEANPGVDPYLPKAGTVLNIPQQLILPDTVHEGIVINSAEMRLYYYPKGTNTVIVLPIGIGQLGKDTPLNWTTKVERKKAGPTWTPTAKMHAEYIAAGEPLPAVVPAGPDNPMGLYALYIGRLYAIHGTNANFGIGLRVSHGCVRLRNEDIKFLFDNVPVGTRVQFINEPVKATSEPDGSRYIEVHNPLSTSEDQINNNEIVPIKLTSAVQSVTSQADVDTTIVDQAIQNRSGMPVRLN
- a CDS encoding GntR family transcriptional regulator → MAAKYITIAREIKKRIITQQYAANEPLPDQFALAAEFSTSRMTIQQAMRQLIVEGLVYTRQGQGTFIRKNFLQLSQWDLSGSDYFGATKTWEHLGTVTSQVVHFELRFPNEKEQASLMINPDTPIYDFIRLRLLNGEPMSLDATVMPLNLVPGLNKTHLESSVFRYVQETLGLKIMGSYRVVRALKPSALDMQHLVCEPTDPVLEVEQVIYLEDGTPLEYAHCHYRYDHGGIVIVNNG